A genomic region of Pseudomonas frederiksbergensis contains the following coding sequences:
- a CDS encoding O-antigen ligase family protein, translated as MSYGTASVKSSSINPRYVLAVIIGFTVVFNNIEWSLGGNNLTLERLLAAPIFFIVVLLLVSSNIPLRLPKTGMILTVWMVLAFYASATGPVEAWSLKMYAGLLLAASFYYAVIWLKANPFTIFKSRTYLFLAWFSGPFLSLIYVLSLLKFPLPDVAIHWLQEGSGGTRIRGGIYEANLFGVFVSLMILTVLALGYRRKLWWWILVIGLHTSLLFSFSRAPWVSYIISVWLYHGLSYPRKYKNRDLVKYVLGATVLVALIAFLSYFIASSFGDYELIGRTHSVKTRFIMWALAANSILENPMFGNGIYSFSEIYSFAPELVGSENHRSAWISNLPLAILNDTGIVGFIVFFSFIILVIKRSLTAVRKMAIDQRVDRYQVRVGAALVAFFLAMGFSSQTIPAHSIAIFWVCMALTERFTTLSRSLIKRT; from the coding sequence ATGAGCTACGGTACCGCTAGCGTGAAGTCCTCGAGTATCAATCCGCGTTATGTGCTGGCTGTCATCATCGGCTTCACCGTGGTGTTTAACAATATTGAGTGGTCGTTGGGCGGTAACAACCTGACCCTGGAAAGGTTGCTGGCTGCCCCTATTTTTTTCATCGTTGTATTGTTGTTGGTCAGTTCGAATATTCCCCTGCGCCTGCCCAAGACGGGCATGATCCTGACGGTATGGATGGTGCTGGCTTTTTACGCATCCGCTACCGGCCCGGTTGAAGCCTGGTCCCTGAAAATGTACGCAGGCTTGCTCCTGGCTGCGTCGTTTTATTATGCAGTGATCTGGTTAAAGGCCAATCCCTTTACGATTTTCAAATCCAGAACCTATCTGTTTTTGGCATGGTTTTCGGGCCCGTTTCTATCGTTGATTTATGTGCTTTCGCTGTTGAAGTTTCCTCTTCCTGACGTGGCCATTCACTGGCTGCAAGAGGGGAGCGGAGGGACGCGCATCCGTGGTGGAATTTATGAGGCCAATCTGTTTGGGGTGTTTGTATCGCTTATGATCCTGACAGTACTGGCGTTGGGTTATCGCCGAAAATTATGGTGGTGGATCCTGGTGATCGGTTTGCACACCTCCCTGCTTTTTTCGTTCTCAAGGGCGCCGTGGGTTTCCTACATTATTTCGGTCTGGCTTTATCACGGGTTGAGCTACCCGAGGAAGTACAAGAACAGGGACCTGGTGAAGTACGTGCTGGGGGCAACCGTGTTGGTAGCGCTGATAGCGTTCCTGTCTTATTTCATCGCCTCTTCGTTTGGCGATTATGAACTGATCGGCAGAACCCACTCGGTCAAGACGCGTTTTATCATGTGGGCATTGGCGGCGAATTCCATCCTGGAAAACCCGATGTTCGGAAATGGCATCTACAGTTTTAGTGAAATATATTCGTTTGCACCGGAGTTGGTGGGTTCGGAGAATCATCGCAGTGCATGGATCTCCAATTTACCCTTGGCGATACTTAACGACACTGGAATTGTCGGTTTCATCGTCTTCTTCTCATTCATCATTCTGGTGATCAAACGCAGTTTGACCGCCGTCAGGAAAATGGCGATTGATCAACGTGTCGACCGCTATCAAGTAAGAGTCGGGGCCGCCCTGGTTGCATTCTTTCTGGCCATGGGCTTCTCAAGTCAAACCATTCCCGCGCATTCGATCGCCATTTTTTGGGTGTGCATGGCCCTGACCGAGCGCTTTACAACGCTCAGTCGCTCCCTCATCAAAAGAACATAA
- a CDS encoding polysaccharide pyruvyl transferase family protein codes for MKIALITIHHANSYGGTLQALASQKVLSKYGDVKIIDYKSKALENTLKLIRVDSSPRSIFRAGKDFFRIIPRRRLIAKFRAFMRVNYNLTPACPDLQALQTLSSDFDCVVCGSDQIWNPAITGYLDLNYMLAFSRAKKKISFSSSAGSYCYSEEEVAKVRKALSTFDSISVREEDTARKLRSMLGNQKIDHTLDPTLMLNKQEWMQSLQLAGKTPGNSDKYILVYTLKKDALVRAAINRIRTVLGMRVVAIDQDPFLGYKSDRHIMDASPADYISLFANASFVITNSFHGTAFAVNFGIPFVTALPESGLNRIKGLLDKVDLADRLVSRVSEVDSVVGKSIDFTSSHEKLEALRWVTWRYLDGALSTNTAKKPIEMS; via the coding sequence TTGAAAATTGCATTGATCACGATACACCACGCCAATAGTTATGGTGGAACCCTACAAGCGCTCGCCAGTCAGAAAGTGCTGTCGAAGTATGGCGACGTCAAGATTATTGATTACAAAAGCAAAGCGCTGGAAAACACCTTGAAGCTGATTCGGGTGGACAGCAGTCCGCGCAGTATTTTCAGGGCGGGTAAGGACTTTTTTCGAATCATTCCCCGCAGGCGGTTGATCGCGAAGTTTAGGGCGTTCATGCGGGTCAACTATAACTTGACCCCGGCGTGCCCGGATTTACAGGCGCTTCAAACCCTGTCAAGTGACTTTGATTGCGTGGTCTGTGGCAGCGACCAGATATGGAATCCGGCTATTACGGGGTATCTGGATCTGAACTATATGCTGGCGTTTTCCCGAGCGAAAAAAAAGATCTCGTTTTCTTCGAGCGCAGGCTCATATTGCTATTCGGAAGAGGAGGTGGCCAAGGTCAGAAAGGCACTGTCGACATTTGACAGTATCTCCGTCCGGGAAGAGGACACTGCGCGAAAGCTGCGCAGCATGCTCGGCAACCAAAAAATTGACCACACCCTGGACCCGACGCTGATGCTGAACAAGCAAGAGTGGATGCAGAGCCTGCAGCTTGCCGGTAAAACACCAGGGAATAGCGATAAATACATTCTTGTTTATACCCTGAAAAAAGACGCGCTGGTGAGGGCGGCGATAAACAGGATAAGGACTGTATTGGGGATGCGGGTTGTGGCAATCGATCAGGATCCTTTTCTGGGCTACAAGAGTGACCGGCACATCATGGATGCCAGTCCTGCTGATTATATTTCGCTGTTTGCCAATGCGTCCTTTGTCATCACCAATTCGTTTCATGGCACCGCATTCGCGGTGAACTTCGGTATTCCCTTTGTGACGGCGCTGCCCGAGAGCGGGCTGAATAGAATCAAAGGTCTTTTAGATAAAGTTGATTTGGCCGATCGCTTGGTGAGCCGTGTGAGTGAAGTCGACTCGGTCGTCGGTAAATCAATCGACTTTACCAGCAGTCATGAAAAGCTGGAGGCACTCAGGTGGGTGACCTGGCGTTATCTCGATGGAGCGCTTTCAACCAACACAGCAAAAAAGCCAATTGAAATGTCATGA